ATATTTTAAGAGAGTCCGATTCCCATGTCGCAAATTCACTTTCTTGGTTTGGGATATTGGCACTTACCAACGTAAGCACTCGAGAATCATTTTTATCCACTAGAGAATAATTACCCGCCATATCGAGTTTATCAATTTGAGCTATTTTGATGTTATTTTGGACTACTAAAGATGGGATGTAGTCACTCTGTTCACCAGTAAGACTGCGCATACGGACCATATCATTCGCATCTCTTTGAATACGAACTTTGACAGCGTCGCCGACAACGAATTGATTTTTATCATTTTCCTTACCATACAAGGCATATAAACAACGGTGCATAAGTGGTACGAAAAACGCACGAATGGGCAGATCATTCCAAGTCATAACTGGCATTGATGTCATAAGCATAAAATGACCGTTGTAAATAGCATATTCGGTTAAAAAATTACCGCTTTTTCCAAACGTTAGGATGTTTTGACCTTGGCGGGAATCTGTATTAAAGTAACGATAAAATTTTGGGGACTCAATATTCTTCAAAGAAGTGCGGTCCGTAAAAATATCTGCAATCAAAGGATGCGGCTGAGCATCAAATTGAAGTTCAATAAACGAATGGTTTTCGCTATTGAGCGAAACCATCTGAATCAAACGCGATACATCTAGTCTATCCGCGATTTGTTTATTAAATTGGGTGATATCCGTTTTAGTACCCGGAATCATGAGAATTCCGCCACCCTCTTTCAAGAATTCTACGACTCGGTTAGTCTGAGATTCGTCCCAACGGCCAGGGTTTACAAGAATCAGAACATCAAATTTTTTCAGGTCAACGGTTGCAAGTTTGTCAAACAAAACTGATTTGGTAATGATGTTACCCGCTTGTTGGTCATGCGCTTTAAGCGCAAGCTCTATAAATTCTTTGTCTGCGAGTTCACCGGCCACAAGAACTTTGATATCTGATGGAACATAATAATGAAAATAATATCTATTATTTGCTAAAAAACCATCATCATCTAACTCCGCGTAACCGGAAACAAAGCCTGATTCGGATGCTGGGAATGAAATGCGCACATCGTTATCAGTTTTAGCATCAACCTGTAAAACGGACTGGCCTACTCGTTTCCCATTAGCATAGACGTGCAAAATTCTTTCACCGGACTGGGTTGACAATGAATTTCGTATCGTACAAACCATTTCGATCGGGCGATTTTTTTGAAAAAAACGATTTTCGGTCTCAGTTTTTAATATGGCTAGGTCCGATTCCGGTTTCCCATCGATAGCGATGACAACTAAATGCGGCTTGATATGGCCGTAATCTGGAATTTGAGTATTAAATCGGTCGGATTTTTGCAAATCAGAGATGATATAAATTTCACGGTTGGGGTTTTTAGCCTGTGCTAAAAGGCTCACGGATTCGTGCAGAGCTTTATCTATAGCAAATGAATAATTTTCGATAACAATATTTTTAAGTCGAGCCCGTGCTTCAGAAAAATTAGAACTCCAATTTAAATTAGAAGCTTTTTTTAATCCTGACGCATCTATAATAACAAATTCATCGCCTTCTTGAAGATGCGAAATGACTTCCATTGCCTTATTTTTTATGCGTTCCAGCGCTTGTCCGCGTTGATTTACGGACGAAGCGCTGAGTGAATTATCAAGTATAAGTACAACAGAAGTTTTAGCATGGGCGTTTATGTTTCCGTTTGTTGCGGACCACTTCCACACCGGTCGCCCAAATGCTATAACGAGGCACGCTACGATCATCGCTCTGATAATTAACAATAATATCTGTTGCCAACGTAACTTTTTAATTTGTTTTTTTTGGAGTGCTTTTAAAAAACGATTGGAGCTAAAAGGAACAACACGTGCTTTTTTTCGATTGAGCAGATGAATCAATATTGGAATAGATGCCAATACCAGACCATACAATAAAAAAGCATTTAAGAAACTAAACATATCATGCTTTCCGTATATCGGAATCTATTCCGCCGTCTTCGATACGAATCACTCGTTGTGCACGTTCAGCCAAAGCTTCGTTATGTGTTACCACGACGAATGTTTTATTAAATTCGCGGCAAAGATCAAACATGAGTTGATGCAGGTGCTCGCTAGCGCGCTTATCCAAATTTCCGGAAGGTTCATCGGCCAGAATAAGGCCCGGATCATTCATCAAAGCGCGTGCAAACGCAACGCGTTGCTGTTCGCCGCCGGATAGCTCAGAGGGTCTATGATAATAACGCTCGGCAAGA
This is a stretch of genomic DNA from bacterium. It encodes these proteins:
- a CDS encoding BatA domain-containing protein, with translation MFSFLNAFLLYGLVLASIPILIHLLNRKKARVVPFSSNRFLKALQKKQIKKLRWQQILLLIIRAMIVACLVIAFGRPVWKWSATNGNINAHAKTSVVLILDNSLSASSVNQRGQALERIKNKAMEVISHLQEGDEFVIIDASGLKKASNLNWSSNFSEARARLKNIVIENYSFAIDKALHESVSLLAQAKNPNREIYIISDLQKSDRFNTQIPDYGHIKPHLVVIAIDGKPESDLAILKTETENRFFQKNRPIEMVCTIRNSLSTQSGERILHVYANGKRVGQSVLQVDAKTDNDVRISFPASESGFVSGYAELDDDGFLANNRYYFHYYVPSDIKVLVAGELADKEFIELALKAHDQQAGNIITKSVLFDKLATVDLKKFDVLILVNPGRWDESQTNRVVEFLKEGGGILMIPGTKTDITQFNKQIADRLDVSRLIQMVSLNSENHSFIELQFDAQPHPLIADIFTDRTSLKNIESPKFYRYFNTDSRQGQNILTFGKSGNFLTEYAIYNGHFMLMTSMPVMTWNDLPIRAFFVPLMHRCLYALYGKENDKNQFVVGDAVKVRIQRDANDMVRMRSLTGEQSDYIPSLVVQNNIKIAQIDKLDMAGNYSLVDKNDSRVLTLVSANIPNQESEFATWESDSLKIFSGIANITFLTEKESIEHYILQSRFGIESWKWFIAFAIILMLFELTLGQIHRLQRNTNK